One Candidatus Devosia phytovorans genomic window carries:
- a CDS encoding DUF177 domain-containing protein translates to MSADTPLFDAIVRIDRLPATGRDLKVTLDEPTRARLAEALKLTAVDSFEATLVVSPLRGGIRALGRLKAEIVQPSVVSFEPVGQKIDEPVDRVFLPEPHGHHKPTPGSELFIDLEDDDFPDHIDGPEVDLSALMIETLALAIDPYPRLPDESLDSLGIDLGNGPSGPFAGLEKLKKSTDTER, encoded by the coding sequence TTGAGCGCTGATACGCCCCTTTTCGACGCCATCGTGCGCATCGACCGCCTGCCGGCTACCGGCCGTGACCTCAAGGTGACGCTCGACGAACCAACGCGCGCGCGCCTCGCCGAAGCGCTCAAGCTCACCGCCGTCGACAGTTTCGAGGCCACGCTCGTCGTCTCGCCCCTGCGCGGCGGCATCCGGGCCCTGGGCCGGCTCAAGGCCGAGATCGTCCAACCCTCCGTCGTCAGCTTCGAGCCGGTCGGCCAGAAGATCGATGAGCCCGTCGATCGCGTCTTCCTTCCCGAGCCGCATGGCCACCACAAGCCCACCCCCGGCTCGGAACTCTTCATCGACCTCGAAGACGATGATTTTCCTGATCATATCGACGGTCCCGAAGTCGATCTCAGCGCGCTTATGATCGAAACCCTGGCGCTGGCCATCGATCCCTATCCGCGCCTGCCCGATGAAAGCCTTGATTCTCTGGGCATTGATCTGGGCAACGGACCGTCCGGTCCTTTCGCTGGCCTCGAAAAGCTCAAGAAGTCCACCGATACTGAGCGCTAG
- the bamE gene encoding outer membrane protein assembly factor BamE: MHLRNASGKLVPIAAVTMMAMALAACTSSTSLITSRTQGYQISDSAQAQIRTGQSQELVQLVLGSPQSTNTFGDESAWYYVETKVRQTAFGLTMNDSRTVLVVYFDKNKKVADKAVYGLQDGKTVAIESRRTPSYGEDRSFVDSILSSF, translated from the coding sequence ATGCACCTGCGCAATGCCTCCGGTAAACTCGTGCCGATCGCCGCTGTCACCATGATGGCAATGGCCCTCGCCGCCTGTACCAGCAGCACGTCGCTGATCACCTCGCGCACGCAGGGCTACCAGATTTCCGATAGCGCCCAGGCCCAGATTCGCACCGGGCAGAGCCAGGAACTGGTGCAACTGGTGCTGGGTTCACCGCAGTCGACCAATACGTTCGGTGACGAGTCGGCCTGGTATTATGTCGAGACCAAGGTGCGCCAGACGGCGTTCGGCCTGACCATGAACGACTCGCGCACCGTGCTGGTGGTGTATTTCGACAAGAACAAGAAGGTCGCCGACAAGGCCGTCTACGGGTTGCAGGACGGCAAGACCGTCGCCATCGAGTCGCGCCGCACGCCCTCCTATGGCGAAGACCGCAGCTTTGTGGATTCGATCCTCAGCAGCTTCTGA
- the nusB gene encoding transcription antitermination factor NusB translates to MADAPKRDPQAERPANQRGAARFAAVQALYQMDIGRATLEDTLAQFGTYHLGREIEGEQYLPADADFFKQIVTGVTKHQIAIDPAVDRALADGWPVERVDATLRAILRAAAFELLRRKDIPPRVVITEYVDVAKAFYEDDATGLVNAALDAIAREAGTDLAGTK, encoded by the coding sequence ATGGCCGACGCCCCCAAACGCGATCCCCAAGCCGAACGCCCCGCCAACCAGCGCGGCGCGGCCCGTTTTGCCGCCGTCCAGGCGCTCTACCAGATGGATATCGGTCGCGCGACGCTGGAAGACACGCTGGCCCAATTCGGCACCTACCACCTCGGCCGCGAGATCGAGGGCGAGCAATATCTCCCCGCCGACGCCGATTTCTTCAAGCAGATCGTCACCGGCGTCACCAAGCACCAGATCGCCATCGACCCCGCCGTCGACCGTGCCCTGGCCGACGGCTGGCCGGTGGAACGCGTCGATGCGACGCTCCGCGCCATTCTGCGCGCCGCCGCCTTCGAGCTGCTGCGCCGCAAGGATATTCCCCCGCGCGTCGTCATCACCGAATATGTCGATGTCGCCAAAGCCTTTTACGAAGACGACGCCACCGGCCTCGTCAACGCCGCGCTCGACGCCATCGCCCGCGAAGCCGGCACCGACCTCGCCGGCACCAAATAA
- a CDS encoding MerR family transcriptional regulator: MDKSPDAFRTISEAADELDLPQHVLRFWETRFATIKPLKRGGGRRYYRPEDVMLLRGIRHLLYDQGFTIKGVQRILKDQGSRYVIAVGEGKPLEDLLPMIEAAEEASDEAEIEEAVMLSNPALDKESRDKLSDVLRELLECKRILERAREH, from the coding sequence GTGGATAAGTCTCCAGACGCCTTCCGGACGATATCCGAAGCCGCCGATGAGTTGGACCTGCCGCAGCATGTCCTTCGCTTCTGGGAGACTCGTTTCGCGACCATAAAGCCGCTCAAGCGTGGCGGCGGCCGGCGTTACTATCGCCCCGAGGACGTGATGCTGCTGCGCGGCATCCGTCACCTGCTCTATGATCAGGGTTTCACCATCAAGGGTGTGCAACGCATCCTCAAGGATCAGGGCAGCCGCTATGTCATCGCCGTTGGCGAAGGCAAGCCGCTCGAAGACCTGCTCCCCATGATCGAAGCGGCCGAAGAGGCCAGCGACGAGGCCGAGATCGAAGAAGCCGTGATGCTCTCCAATCCGGCCCTCGACAAGGAAAGCCGCGACAAACTCTCCGACGTCCTCCGCGAACTCCTCGAATGCAAACGCATCCTGGAACGCGCCCGGGAACACTAG
- the plsX gene encoding phosphate acyltransferase PlsX, with protein sequence MTDTITISVDAMGGDNAPRAVIHGAFLALRERKNTRFIFHGREELIAPLLDEFPALKPVSTVRHAEVVIAMDEKPSQALRKGKNTSSMWMAIQAVKDNEADVAVSGGNTGALMAMSTFCLRPMEGISRPGIAAIWPTLRSDIIVLDMGATIGADARQLVDYAILGSALARCLFDDNNPSVGLLNVGTEEVKGLDYIKDAGKILSEASGSGFTYHGFVEGDDIGKGTVDVVVTEGFVGNIALKTAEGTARQVGSYLRSALKSNLMSKIGALFATSALNALRRKMDPRTLNGGVFMGLNGIVIKSHGGTDEIGYKSALGLGYEMARSRLIDKIGETMTRFPIKAAPAVPAVEEPEAKPA encoded by the coding sequence ATGACCGATACTATAACAATATCAGTGGATGCCATGGGCGGCGACAACGCGCCGCGTGCGGTCATTCACGGAGCCTTCCTGGCCCTGCGCGAGCGCAAGAACACCCGCTTTATCTTCCATGGCCGCGAGGAGCTGATTGCCCCGCTGCTCGACGAATTTCCGGCGCTGAAGCCGGTTTCCACCGTCCGTCACGCCGAAGTCGTCATCGCCATGGACGAAAAGCCGAGCCAGGCCCTGCGCAAGGGCAAGAACACCTCGTCGATGTGGATGGCCATCCAGGCCGTCAAGGACAACGAAGCCGATGTCGCCGTCTCCGGCGGCAATACCGGTGCGCTGATGGCCATGTCGACCTTTTGCCTGCGCCCCATGGAAGGCATTTCCCGCCCCGGCATCGCCGCCATCTGGCCGACCCTGCGCAGCGACATCATCGTGCTCGACATGGGCGCCACCATCGGCGCCGACGCACGCCAGCTCGTCGATTACGCCATTCTCGGCTCGGCGCTGGCGCGATGCCTGTTCGACGACAACAACCCTTCCGTCGGCCTGCTCAATGTCGGCACTGAAGAGGTCAAGGGCCTCGACTATATCAAGGACGCCGGCAAGATCCTCAGCGAAGCCTCCGGCTCCGGTTTCACCTATCATGGCTTTGTCGAAGGCGATGACATCGGCAAGGGCACGGTCGACGTGGTCGTCACCGAAGGCTTCGTCGGCAATATCGCCCTCAAGACCGCCGAAGGCACCGCCCGCCAGGTCGGCTCCTATCTCCGCAGCGCCCTCAAATCCAATCTCATGAGCAAAATCGGCGCGCTCTTTGCCACCTCCGCGCTCAATGCCCTGCGCCGCAAGATGGACCCGCGCACGCTCAATGGTGGCGTCTTCATGGGCCTCAATGGCATTGTCATCAAATCGCATGGCGGCACTGATGAAATCGGTTACAAAAGTGCGCTCGGTCTGGGCTATGAAATGGCCCGAAGCCGTCTGATCGACAAGATCGGCGAGACCATGACGCGCTTCCCCATCAAGGCGGCTCCGGCTGTCCCCGCAGTAGAAGAACCCGAGGCGAAACCGGCGTGA
- a CDS encoding integration host factor subunit alpha produces the protein MTQKTITRADLAEAVYGSVGLSRTESAELVERVLELIGDALITGANVKLSSFGSFQVRSKNERIGRNPKTGEEVPILPRQVLVFKPSNVLKSKINKSMVPTGK, from the coding sequence ATGACGCAGAAGACGATTACGCGAGCTGATCTGGCGGAAGCTGTCTACGGTTCGGTGGGTCTGTCGCGAACGGAATCGGCCGAGCTGGTCGAACGCGTTCTCGAACTGATTGGCGATGCGCTGATCACGGGCGCCAATGTAAAGCTCTCCTCCTTCGGATCCTTCCAGGTCCGATCCAAGAATGAACGTATCGGCCGTAACCCCAAGACGGGCGAAGAGGTGCCGATCCTGCCGCGGCAGGTTCTTGTGTTCAAACCGTCCAACGTGTTGAAGTCCAAGATCAACAAATCTATGGTTCCTACTGGAAAATAA
- a CDS encoding ubiquinol-cytochrome C chaperone family protein gives MILSLFRKDTATEPVYAVYNAIVAQSRQPVFYADWGVPDTVTGRFDMISLHMALLFRRLRAETGSQKEFSQAVFDLFFKDMDRSLREMGVGDLGVPKRIQKMGNIFFGLLAAMNEAMDRSDAVSLEQVLARNIYMGEITPQVSALSTYLMAQDGFLASQPPAAITLGTLTFEAAA, from the coding sequence ATGATCCTGTCTCTGTTCCGCAAGGATACTGCCACCGAACCGGTTTACGCCGTCTATAACGCCATTGTGGCGCAATCCCGGCAGCCGGTTTTCTACGCCGATTGGGGTGTTCCGGACACGGTGACCGGCCGTTTCGACATGATCAGCCTGCATATGGCGCTGCTGTTTCGCCGCCTGCGCGCCGAGACCGGTTCGCAGAAGGAATTCAGCCAGGCCGTGTTTGATCTCTTCTTCAAGGACATGGACCGCTCGCTGCGCGAAATGGGTGTCGGCGACCTCGGCGTGCCCAAGCGCATCCAGAAAATGGGCAATATCTTCTTCGGCCTGCTCGCCGCCATGAACGAAGCCATGGACCGCAGCGACGCCGTCTCTCTTGAACAGGTCCTGGCACGCAATATCTATATGGGCGAGATCACGCCGCAGGTGAGCGCGCTTTCGACCTATCTGATGGCCCAGGATGGCTTTCTCGCCAGCCAGCCACCAGCCGCCATTACCCTGGGTACACTGACTTTCGAGGCCGCCGCTTGA
- a CDS encoding ketoacyl-ACP synthase III, protein MTRTRTIIRGVGGYLPEKVLTNADLEKIVDTSDEWIQQRVGIKERHIAAEGQFTSDLAVEAGKKAMAAAGVTPDDIDLIIVATTTPDYTFPSAATLVQMKLGMHHGMAFDIQAVCSGFVYALTTADSYIKNGLAKRALVIGAETFSRLLDWTDRTTCVLFGDGAGAMVVEGIELADGEAERGILSSALRSDGHHWDKLYVDGGPSTTGTTGHVHMQGPEVFRHAVGKITDVVYAALEKADYTVDDLDWFVPHQANQRIIEGAGKKLGLPPEKVVMTVSLHANTSAASVPLALSVAVADGRIKQGDLVMLEAMGGGFTWGANLIRW, encoded by the coding sequence GTGACCAGAACGCGTACCATTATCCGTGGTGTCGGCGGCTACCTGCCCGAAAAGGTGCTGACCAACGCAGACCTCGAAAAGATCGTCGATACATCCGACGAGTGGATTCAGCAGCGTGTTGGCATCAAGGAACGCCATATCGCCGCCGAGGGCCAGTTCACCTCCGACCTTGCGGTCGAAGCGGGCAAGAAGGCCATGGCCGCGGCCGGTGTAACACCCGACGATATCGACCTGATCATCGTCGCCACCACCACGCCCGACTATACCTTCCCGTCGGCCGCAACGCTGGTGCAGATGAAGCTGGGCATGCACCACGGCATGGCCTTCGACATTCAGGCCGTCTGCTCGGGCTTCGTCTACGCCCTGACCACGGCCGACAGCTATATCAAGAATGGCCTCGCCAAACGCGCCCTGGTGATCGGCGCCGAAACCTTCTCGCGCCTGCTCGACTGGACCGACCGTACCACCTGCGTGCTGTTCGGCGACGGGGCAGGGGCCATGGTGGTGGAAGGCATCGAACTCGCCGATGGCGAAGCCGAGCGCGGAATTCTCTCTTCGGCGCTCCGCTCCGATGGCCACCACTGGGACAAGCTCTATGTGGATGGCGGTCCCTCGACCACCGGCACGACCGGCCATGTCCACATGCAGGGCCCCGAAGTTTTCCGCCACGCGGTCGGCAAGATCACCGACGTGGTCTATGCTGCGCTCGAGAAGGCCGACTATACGGTAGACGACCTCGATTGGTTCGTTCCCCACCAGGCCAATCAGCGCATCATCGAGGGTGCCGGCAAAAAGCTTGGCCTCCCACCCGAAAAGGTGGTGATGACCGTTTCCCTGCATGCCAATACATCGGCGGCTTCAGTGCCACTGGCGCTCAGCGTCGCCGTTGCTGATGGGCGCATCAAGCAGGGCGATCTGGTGATGCTCGAAGCCATGGGCGGTGGCTTCACCTGGGGCGCCAATCTCATTCGCTGGTAA